From a single Fusobacterium pseudoperiodonticum genomic region:
- the msrAB gene encoding bifunctional peptide-methionine (S)-S-oxide reductase MsrA/peptide-methionine (R)-S-oxide reductase MsrB, producing the protein MKKFILPLIFVFLIGTFVFAKMLSHNVSKETEAEKDLLESIQLVDMNGNDYTFSRGKNIYIKFWASWCPTCLAGLEELDRLAGENNNNFEVITVVFPGINGEKNPAKFKEWYDSLGYKNIKVLYDTDGKLLQIFKIRALPTSAIIYKDLKIDNVIVGHISNGQIKDYYEGKGENEVMEESKNTTVNNVNKENIKEIYLAGGCFWGVEEYFARIDGVIDSVSGYANGSFDNPTYENVCNNSGHAETVHITYDSSKVSLDTLLKYYFRIIDPTSVNKQGNDRGIQYRTGIYYQNDEDKQIAINAIKEEQKKYSKPIVIEVEKLKRFDKAEEEHQDYLKKNPNGYCHINLNKASEAIIDEKKYQKPSDEVLKAKLTDLEYQVTQNAATERAFTHEYDKNQEDGIYVDITTGEPLFSSKDKYDAGCGWPSFTKPIATEVVNYKQDNSHGMSRVEVRSRAGKAHLGHVFEDGPRAEGGLRYCINGASLRFIPYDKMDEEGYGEFKKYVK; encoded by the coding sequence ATGAAAAAATTTATTTTACCTTTAATTTTTGTATTTTTAATTGGAACATTTGTTTTTGCTAAAATGCTTAGTCATAATGTAAGTAAGGAAACGGAGGCTGAGAAAGACTTGTTAGAAAGTATACAATTAGTAGATATGAATGGAAATGATTATACATTTTCAAGAGGAAAAAATATCTATATTAAATTTTGGGCTTCATGGTGTCCAACTTGTTTAGCAGGTCTAGAAGAATTAGACAGATTAGCAGGTGAAAATAATAATAATTTTGAAGTAATAACTGTTGTTTTTCCAGGAATAAATGGAGAAAAGAATCCTGCTAAATTCAAAGAATGGTATGATAGTTTAGGTTACAAAAACATAAAAGTACTATACGACACAGATGGAAAGTTATTACAAATATTTAAAATAAGAGCTTTACCAACATCAGCAATTATATACAAAGATTTAAAAATAGATAATGTAATTGTTGGTCATATAAGTAATGGACAAATCAAGGATTATTACGAAGGGAAAGGAGAAAATGAAGTTATGGAAGAAAGTAAAAATACTACTGTAAACAATGTTAATAAAGAAAATATAAAAGAAATATATTTAGCTGGTGGTTGCTTCTGGGGAGTGGAAGAATATTTTGCTAGGATAGATGGTGTTATAGACTCAGTTTCTGGTTATGCAAATGGTTCTTTTGACAATCCAACTTATGAAAATGTTTGCAATAACTCAGGACATGCTGAGACAGTACATATAACTTATGATTCTTCAAAAGTATCTTTAGATACTCTATTAAAATATTATTTTAGAATAATAGATCCAACTTCTGTAAATAAGCAAGGAAATGATAGAGGAATTCAATACAGAACAGGTATCTATTATCAAAATGATGAAGATAAACAAATCGCTATAAATGCTATAAAAGAAGAACAAAAGAAGTATTCTAAACCTATTGTAATTGAAGTTGAAAAGTTAAAAAGATTTGATAAGGCCGAAGAGGAACATCAAGATTACTTAAAGAAAAATCCTAATGGATATTGCCATATTAATTTAAATAAGGCAAGTGAAGCAATAATAGATGAAAAAAAGTATCAAAAGCCAAGTGATGAAGTTTTAAAAGCAAAATTGACTGATTTAGAATATCAAGTTACACAAAATGCAGCAACAGAAAGAGCTTTTACTCATGAATATGATAAGAATCAAGAAGATGGTATCTATGTGGATATAACAACAGGAGAGCCATTATTTAGTTCAAAGGATAAATATGATGCAGGTTGTGGTTGGCCAAGTTTCACTAAACCTATTGCAACAGAAGTAGTAAATTACAAACAAGATAATTCTCATGGTATGAGTAGAGTTGAAGTAAGAAGTAGAGCTGGAAAAGCACATTTAGGACATGTTTTTGAAGATGGTCCAAGAGCTGAAGGTGGACTTAGATACTGTATCAATGGAGCTTCATTGAGATTCATTCCTTATGATAAAATGGACGAAGAAGGCTATGGAGAATTTAAAAAATATGTAAAATAA
- a CDS encoding phage head-tail adapter protein, producing the protein MEEILKDMKLGQIIGVYHFEDSCFTVGKILKIDSKYLFLLSYDVNFKEDGIKIFLINSIKRIILKSDYMRSIEKNQKKIVRFNRENKDIFQELIKNKIKVSVELADESIEEAYLTEKGENYFSFQILNDNENITSEEIITKDYLKRIKISNYIEREEYKNFKVITTKNDDEYIAHDLSYNKDYLIFSEKEEFYDIAQINIIPKNMIESISEIEVKLDTTKENFNDLIDFEKDLEIIEILKKCLENKFLIFIDNVDFFETKVGVITNLENNKIKMKEIDKYGDFHKNSEIYLDEIQLLAIKNYKFTEGNHEEKF; encoded by the coding sequence ATGGAAGAAATATTAAAAGATATGAAATTAGGACAAATAATAGGAGTATATCATTTTGAAGATTCCTGTTTTACAGTTGGAAAAATTTTAAAAATAGATTCAAAATATTTATTTTTACTCTCTTATGATGTGAACTTTAAAGAAGATGGAATAAAAATATTTTTAATAAATTCAATAAAAAGAATAATATTAAAATCAGATTATATGAGAAGTATTGAAAAAAATCAAAAGAAAATTGTTAGATTTAATAGAGAAAATAAAGACATATTTCAAGAATTAATAAAAAATAAGATAAAAGTTTCTGTTGAATTAGCTGATGAAAGTATTGAAGAGGCTTACTTAACTGAAAAAGGAGAGAACTATTTTAGCTTTCAAATATTGAATGATAATGAGAATATCACATCAGAAGAAATTATAACAAAAGATTATTTAAAAAGAATAAAAATATCTAATTATATTGAAAGAGAAGAATACAAGAATTTCAAAGTTATCACTACAAAAAATGATGATGAATATATAGCTCATGATTTATCTTATAATAAAGATTATCTAATTTTTTCAGAAAAGGAAGAATTTTATGATATTGCTCAAATAAATATTATTCCTAAAAATATGATAGAAAGTATTTCTGAAATAGAAGTAAAATTAGATACTACAAAAGAAAATTTCAATGACTTAATCGATTTTGAAAAAGATTTAGAAATTATAGAAATTTTAAAAAAATGCTTAGAAAATAAATTTCTTATTTTTATAGATAATGTAGATTTCTTTGAAACAAAGGTTGGGGTTATTACTAACTTAGAGAATAATAAAATAAAGATGAAAGAAATCGATAAATATGGGGATTTCCATAAAAATTCTGAAATATATTTAGATGAAATTCAATTGTTAGCAATAAAAAATTATAAATTTACGGAGGGAAATCATGAAGAAAAATTTTAG
- a CDS encoding toxin-antitoxin system YwqK family antitoxin has translation MKKNFRFCILFVLIFLFNTLIVKAEREVKKEEIELKNGIIYFKGEENSYNGIVKENYPNGKLKESLIVENGKVNGNVKVYYENGNLKYNTPYKNNKKEGIEKIYSLDGKLEMEVPYKNGVKDGVQKQYSKDGKLIVEATLKNNLRNGSYKDYFENGKVENEGVYKDDKKEGIYKEYYPNGKIRREVEFKADIPNGIAREYNEKGIKEKETSFKDGIEDGIRKNFYKNGNLKYSVEMKNGVENGAFKQYYENGVLEIEAFYKNGKLEGIRRDYYKSGKLEVEGLQKNGEPDGWTYVYNEDGTIKREIFFVEGKAYEKDNDKRNKGN, from the coding sequence ATGAAGAAAAATTTTAGATTTTGTATTTTATTTGTTTTGATATTTTTGTTCAATACTTTAATAGTAAAAGCAGAAAGAGAAGTAAAAAAAGAAGAGATTGAATTGAAAAATGGAATAATTTATTTTAAAGGAGAAGAAAATTCATATAATGGAATTGTAAAAGAGAATTATCCTAATGGAAAACTAAAAGAAAGTTTAATAGTTGAAAATGGAAAAGTTAATGGAAATGTTAAAGTATATTATGAAAATGGAAATTTAAAATACAATACACCTTATAAGAACAACAAGAAGGAAGGGATAGAAAAGATATATTCACTAGATGGAAAATTAGAGATGGAAGTTCCATATAAAAATGGTGTTAAAGATGGAGTACAAAAACAATACTCAAAAGATGGAAAATTAATTGTTGAAGCTACTTTAAAAAATAATTTAAGAAATGGTAGCTATAAGGACTATTTTGAAAATGGAAAAGTAGAGAATGAAGGAGTATATAAAGATGATAAAAAAGAAGGTATTTATAAAGAATACTATCCTAATGGAAAGATAAGAAGAGAAGTAGAATTTAAAGCTGATATACCAAATGGAATAGCAAGAGAATATAATGAAAAAGGAATAAAAGAAAAAGAAACTTCATTTAAGGATGGGATAGAAGATGGAATTAGAAAAAATTTCTATAAAAATGGAAATTTAAAATATAGTGTAGAAATGAAAAATGGTGTAGAGAATGGAGCTTTTAAACAATATTATGAAAATGGAGTATTAGAAATAGAAGCTTTTTATAAAAATGGAAAGCTGGAAGGAATTAGGAGAGATTACTATAAAAGTGGGAAACTTGAAGTAGAGGGACTTCAAAAAAATGGAGAACCAGATGGATGGACTTATGTTTACAATGAAGATGGGACTATAAAAAGAGAAATATTTTTCGTTGAAGGAAAGGCTTATGAAAAAGATAATGATAAAAGAAATAAGGGGAATTAA
- a CDS encoding diguanylate phosphodiesterase encodes MKNFKLKPIYYPKGSYLNYILEIWVDGVNISQFYEDNKLRIDVGYIFHIYNFFDNYLEDIMKEEVLPYEDVEGKTIFETIDNIKEKYFYWLKDDYEDDESDEEIEKIISISEPFFDWQRAHRLLLSGPFLHIPDIIFRRIGDKIEISWNTIWDITYQQRKYENENIKFISTKGVSYIDADEFFLEIKKFLKKIDDISKIQNEKFRVVEETGKLVYSKDPYNNIEFKEEKEFLQDLEKIGYTFFTIYELVLITEKDKKIVPIILKYLSKIEDENIKTHLAYFLAVKNYKEASEKLIKEFYNAKTNEYRIALSKALSTIYNKDILNELLEMAENKEYKDVNFPIILTLNKYRDKRVKIFFEKNRME; translated from the coding sequence ATGAAGAATTTTAAATTAAAACCTATTTATTATCCAAAAGGCTCATATTTAAATTATATATTAGAAATTTGGGTAGATGGAGTTAATATAAGTCAATTTTATGAAGACAATAAATTGAGAATAGATGTAGGATATATCTTTCATATTTATAATTTTTTTGATAATTATTTAGAAGATATTATGAAAGAAGAAGTTTTGCCTTATGAAGATGTAGAAGGAAAAACAATTTTTGAAACTATAGACAATATTAAGGAAAAATATTTTTATTGGTTAAAAGATGATTATGAAGATGATGAAAGTGATGAAGAAATAGAAAAAATAATTAGTATATCTGAGCCTTTTTTTGATTGGCAAAGAGCACATAGATTACTTTTATCAGGACCATTTTTGCATATACCAGATATTATTTTTAGAAGGATAGGAGACAAAATAGAAATTTCTTGGAATACTATTTGGGATATTACATATCAACAAAGAAAATATGAAAATGAAAATATCAAATTTATTTCAACAAAGGGAGTAAGTTATATTGATGCTGATGAGTTTTTCTTAGAAATAAAAAAATTTTTAAAAAAGATAGATGACATATCAAAAATTCAAAATGAAAAATTTCGTGTAGTTGAAGAAACAGGAAAGTTAGTCTATTCGAAAGATCCTTATAATAATATCGAATTTAAAGAAGAAAAAGAATTTTTACAAGATTTAGAAAAGATAGGTTATACATTTTTCACTATATATGAATTAGTGTTAATAACAGAAAAAGATAAAAAGATAGTTCCAATTATATTAAAATATCTTTCAAAAATAGAAGATGAAAATATAAAAACACATTTAGCTTATTTTCTAGCAGTAAAAAATTATAAGGAAGCGTCTGAAAAATTGATAAAGGAATTTTATAATGCTAAAACAAATGAATATAGAATAGCATTATCGAAGGCTTTGTCAACTATTTATAATAAAGATATTTTGAATGAATTATTAGAAATGGCTGAAAACAAAGAATATAAAGATGTAAATTTTCCAATTATATTAACTTTAAATAAATATAGAGATAAAAGAGTAAAGATATTTTTTGAAAAAAATAGAATGGAGTAA
- a CDS encoding Tex family protein → MEKIYKIVAEELKIPVDKVENTIKLLDDGATIPFVARYRKEITGNLDEVQIGDILQKVEYLRNLEERKEEVIRLIEEQGKLTDELRNSIIEAKILQEVEDIYFPYRKKKKTKADIAKERGLEPLAEKFYTVNNLEEIQNLAKDFITEEVPTVEDAIEGAMLIIAQNISEKAEYRERIREIYLKSSIIEAKASKKAAELDEKKVYNDYYEYSEKIDKMASHRILAVNRGEKEDILTVHLRLEDSDREKIENMILKEFPKNDLVATYKEIIKDSLDRLIIPSIEREVRNALTERAEIESIAVFKDNLKNLLLQAPLKEKNVLALDPGYRTGCKVAVIDKYGFYRENTVFFLVEAMHNPKQIEDAKKKFLALVKKYEIDIVSIGNGTASRETETFVANIIKENKLNLKYLIVNEAGASVYSASKIAAEEFPDLDVTVRGAISIGRRIQDPLAELVKIDPKSIGVGMYQHDVNQSKLDESLDNVISHVVNNVGANINTASWALLSHISGIKKTVAKNIVEYRKENGNFKNRKEILKVKGVGPKAYEQMAGFLVIPEGENILDNTVIHPESYAIAEALLEKIGFSLEKYNNELNEARERLKSFDYKKFAEENNFGAETVKDVYEALLKDRRDPRDDFEKPLLKSDILNIDNLEVGMELEGTVRNVVKFGAFVDIGLKNDALLHISEISNKYIDDPSKVLAVGQIIKVRIKDVDKDRGRVGLTKKEQN, encoded by the coding sequence ATGGAAAAAATTTATAAAATTGTAGCTGAAGAATTAAAAATTCCAGTAGATAAAGTTGAAAATACAATAAAACTTTTAGATGATGGAGCTACTATACCTTTTGTTGCAAGATATAGAAAAGAAATAACAGGAAATTTAGACGAAGTACAAATAGGAGATATTCTACAAAAGGTTGAATACTTAAGAAATTTAGAAGAAAGAAAAGAAGAAGTTATAAGACTTATTGAAGAACAAGGAAAGTTAACAGATGAATTAAGAAACAGCATAATAGAAGCAAAAATTCTACAAGAAGTTGAAGATATTTATTTTCCTTATAGAAAGAAAAAGAAAACAAAGGCTGATATTGCTAAGGAAAGAGGTTTAGAACCATTAGCTGAAAAATTTTATACAGTTAATAATTTAGAAGAAATTCAAAACCTAGCAAAAGATTTTATAACAGAAGAAGTTCCTACAGTTGAAGATGCTATAGAAGGAGCTATGCTTATAATAGCACAAAATATTTCTGAAAAAGCTGAATACAGAGAAAGAATAAGAGAAATATATTTAAAATCTTCTATCATAGAAGCAAAAGCTAGTAAAAAAGCAGCAGAATTAGATGAAAAGAAAGTTTACAATGACTACTATGAATATAGTGAAAAAATTGATAAGATGGCTTCTCATAGAATACTAGCAGTAAATAGAGGAGAAAAAGAAGATATATTAACAGTTCATTTAAGATTAGAAGATAGTGATAGAGAAAAGATTGAAAATATGATTCTTAAAGAATTCCCTAAAAATGATTTAGTTGCAACTTACAAAGAAATCATAAAGGATTCTTTAGATAGATTAATAATTCCGTCTATTGAAAGAGAAGTTAGAAACGCTTTAACTGAAAGAGCTGAAATTGAATCAATAGCAGTTTTCAAAGATAATTTGAAGAATTTACTTTTACAAGCACCTTTAAAAGAAAAAAATGTACTAGCACTTGACCCAGGATACAGAACAGGTTGTAAGGTAGCCGTTATAGATAAATATGGTTTCTACAGAGAAAATACAGTATTTTTCTTAGTTGAAGCTATGCACAATCCAAAACAAATTGAAGATGCTAAAAAGAAATTCTTAGCTTTGGTTAAAAAATATGAAATAGATATTGTCAGCATAGGAAATGGAACTGCTTCAAGAGAAACAGAAACTTTTGTTGCCAATATAATAAAAGAAAATAAATTAAATTTAAAATACTTGATAGTAAACGAAGCAGGAGCATCAGTTTATTCAGCTTCTAAGATAGCAGCTGAAGAATTCCCTGATTTAGACGTAACAGTTAGAGGAGCTATTTCAATAGGAAGAAGAATACAAGATCCTTTAGCAGAACTTGTAAAGATAGATCCTAAGTCTATAGGGGTTGGAATGTATCAACATGATGTAAACCAATCTAAATTAGATGAGTCTTTAGACAATGTAATAAGCCATGTTGTTAATAATGTTGGAGCTAATATTAACACAGCTTCTTGGGCATTACTTTCACATATTTCAGGAATTAAGAAAACTGTTGCCAAGAATATAGTTGAGTATAGAAAAGAAAATGGTAACTTTAAAAATAGAAAAGAAATCTTAAAAGTTAAAGGTGTAGGACCTAAAGCATATGAACAAATGGCTGGTTTCTTAGTAATACCAGAAGGTGAAAATATTTTAGATAACACAGTTATCCACCCTGAGTCTTATGCTATAGCCGAAGCCTTATTAGAAAAAATAGGATTTAGCTTAGAAAAATACAATAATGAATTAAATGAAGCAAGAGAAAGATTAAAATCTTTTGATTATAAGAAGTTTGCTGAGGAAAATAATTTTGGAGCAGAAACTGTAAAAGACGTCTATGAAGCACTATTGAAAGATAGAAGAGACCCAAGAGATGACTTTGAAAAACCACTTTTAAAATCAGATATTTTAAATATTGATAACTTAGAAGTTGGAATGGAACTTGAAGGAACAGTTAGAAACGTCGTTAAATTTGGAGCCTTTGTAGATATAGGACTAAAAAATGATGCACTTTTACATATTTCAGAAATTTCAAATAAATATATAGATGATCCAAGCAAAGTTTTAGCAGTTGGACAAATTATTAAAGTGAGAATTAAAGATGTAGATAAAGACAGAGGAAGAGTTGGCTTAACAAAGAAGGAACAAAATTAA
- a CDS encoding sensor histidine kinase, translating into MFIKKDSLLLRIISYNGIAIIIVASIMATLFGIMIFNELNMRLLDKSRERTLLVNKAYLYYIDKSREHLYDASNDAVNLILVDSNDKLIQNRLASAVKNQLGIESYSLYGKSFIQILSPQRIILGESGDRDIKYDLYKNNNIIPSKEFLETQKFEYISTKDALYIRLVQPYRLYNSTERNYIILTFPITNYSLTEIKDYAYLSAEDKIFILSKDGFTFGEISLEKTDNFFKNFKSNKVGRELSDNKYYFSEKKIDDDYYYLGMLALQNDKGNDYVGDIGVAISKNEFVVVKYMLATMILVVCLLAVVLSTALCARIFTKLLAPLNALAGKTEKIGVDSKEDKGGIDFGEENIFEIRSISNSLKFMTERIEENEKLLIQKNNKLNTNLNRLIAVEKLLTTISLRDNFSEGLDEVLRTLTSEEGLGYSRAFYLGYDEDKEELSVTKYAINPHIEMNMEKYTEGINGFKFQVNSIKELMPLLNVEYEPGGMFWESMENSKIIYHNDKGFKYSYGNKLYLTLGLNNFMILPIADKDIKIGCILVDYFGKNNLISEEEVEVNSLLLMNLLTRIKNIILGESKLMKERYLTMSKVSDKFIKDNKRLIHNVESFIEKLENNRYNSKDIEKIKKYLKDEKKKNIVIKDSLDNSKSHFKVFNFEKLIEKIVNNSEKILRKYGINISLFIDFSGNMYGDKKRIYQMFIQILRNSINAILTRNKLDKKINIVVVGDKNNRIILEIIDNGVGMTPEEVKAVMKPYSEVTGNSIMGTGLITIYKIVKEHNGFMSISSELDVGTKIRIIFNEYREETNQ; encoded by the coding sequence ATGTTTATAAAGAAGGATTCTCTATTATTAAGAATAATATCATATAATGGGATTGCAATAATCATAGTTGCCTCTATTATGGCAACCCTTTTTGGAATTATGATTTTCAATGAGCTAAATATGAGACTCTTAGATAAGTCTCGTGAAAGAACCTTATTAGTGAACAAAGCCTATTTGTATTACATAGATAAAAGTAGGGAGCATTTGTACGATGCTTCAAATGACGCAGTTAATTTAATTTTGGTGGATAGCAATGATAAGTTGATTCAAAATAGACTTGCCTCAGCTGTGAAAAATCAACTTGGGATAGAGTCTTATAGCTTATATGGAAAATCTTTCATACAAATACTTTCACCACAAAGAATAATACTTGGAGAAAGTGGAGATAGGGATATTAAGTATGATTTATATAAAAATAATAATATTATACCCTCTAAAGAGTTTTTAGAAACTCAAAAATTTGAGTATATAAGTACTAAAGATGCACTATATATCAGATTAGTTCAGCCATATCGTTTATATAATTCTACTGAAAGAAACTATATTATATTGACTTTTCCTATAACAAACTACAGTTTGACAGAGATAAAAGACTATGCTTATTTATCAGCTGAAGATAAAATTTTTATACTATCTAAAGATGGCTTTACCTTTGGTGAAATAAGTTTAGAGAAGACAGATAATTTCTTTAAAAATTTTAAATCTAATAAAGTAGGTAGAGAATTATCTGATAATAAATATTATTTTTCTGAAAAGAAAATAGACGATGACTATTATTATTTGGGAATGCTAGCATTACAAAATGATAAAGGGAATGATTATGTGGGAGATATAGGAGTTGCTATATCGAAGAATGAATTTGTAGTAGTTAAATATATGCTAGCTACTATGATACTTGTTGTCTGCTTACTGGCTGTTGTTTTAAGTACAGCTTTATGTGCTAGAATTTTTACTAAACTTTTAGCACCATTAAATGCCCTTGCAGGTAAGACTGAAAAAATAGGAGTAGACAGTAAAGAAGATAAAGGTGGAATAGACTTTGGTGAAGAAAATATTTTTGAAATAAGATCCATTTCAAACTCATTAAAGTTTATGACAGAAAGAATAGAAGAAAACGAGAAATTATTGATACAAAAAAATAATAAATTAAATACAAACTTAAATAGACTTATAGCAGTCGAAAAGTTATTAACAACTATAAGTTTAAGAGATAATTTTTCAGAAGGATTAGATGAAGTTTTAAGAACCTTGACATCTGAAGAGGGGCTAGGATATAGTAGAGCCTTTTATTTAGGATATGATGAAGATAAGGAAGAACTTTCAGTAACAAAATACGCAATAAATCCCCATATTGAAATGAATATGGAAAAATATACTGAGGGGATAAATGGTTTTAAATTCCAAGTAAATAGTATAAAAGAGTTAATGCCTCTTTTAAATGTTGAATATGAGCCAGGTGGAATGTTTTGGGAAAGTATGGAAAACAGCAAAATAATTTATCATAACGACAAGGGTTTTAAATATAGTTATGGAAATAAACTGTATTTGACTTTAGGTCTTAATAACTTTATGATATTACCTATTGCAGATAAAGATATTAAAATAGGTTGTATCTTGGTAGATTATTTTGGTAAAAATAATTTGATTTCTGAAGAAGAAGTTGAAGTAAACAGCCTTTTATTAATGAACTTATTGACAAGAATAAAAAATATTATTCTAGGTGAAAGTAAACTTATGAAAGAAAGATACTTAACAATGTCTAAAGTATCAGATAAATTTATTAAAGATAATAAGAGGTTAATTCACAATGTAGAAAGTTTTATTGAAAAATTGGAGAATAATAGATATAATAGTAAAGATATAGAGAAGATAAAAAAATATCTAAAAGATGAAAAGAAGAAAAACATCGTTATAAAAGATTCTTTGGATAATAGTAAGAGTCATTTTAAAGTATTTAACTTTGAGAAACTGATAGAGAAAATAGTTAATAATAGCGAAAAAATTTTAAGAAAATATGGAATAAATATTTCATTATTTATAGATTTTTCAGGTAATATGTATGGAGATAAAAAAAGAATATATCAAATGTTCATACAGATTTTAAGAAACTCTATAAATGCTATTTTAACTAGAAATAAGTTGGATAAGAAAATTAATATAGTTGTTGTAGGTGACAAAAATAATCGTATTATCTTAGAAATAATTGATAATGGGGTTGGAATGACTCCAGAAGAAGTTAAAGCTGTTATGAAGCCTTATTCAGAAGTCACAGGGAATAGTATTATGGGAACAGGACTTATAACAATATACAAGATAGTTAAAGAACATAATGGATTTATGTCTATATCTTCTGAATTAGATGTTGGAACAAAGATAAGAATAATTTTTAATGAATACAGGGAGGAAACAAACCAATGA